The nucleotide sequence CGGGGCTCCCCGTGGCCGTAGGGGAGTTCGTCGCGTTCGACCAGGGCTTCATCGCCTTTTTCCAGCATGCCTTCAACTCGCTGCGGTTCTACTATCTCGTCCGGCCCGAGGCCAGCCAACCCACGGCCCAGAAGGACGAGGTGGACGAGGTGCGCTGGATCGACCTCGGCCGGCTGAGCGAAGCGACGATGGCGCCGGGGCACTACCAGGCGTTGATGCGAAGCCTCCACAAGGCCCGCGCCTGAACCGCGGGCTCGAAGCCGGCGGCCGCCCAAACGGTCGGGTAACGTTACCGCCTGCGGAGAGGATGCCCTCCTGGCAGCCTGTGACCCCGGCTGCCACCCCATGCTATAATGGGACCCGCCCTCAGGGACGGGTGGCACGTTTGGCCGTGCTAGACGGGGAGGTAGCGGTGCCCTGCACCCGCAATCCGCTATAGCGGGGTCGAATTCCCGTCCGCGGCGGGCTCCTGTGGGGTCCGGCCCCGGCACGTGGCGTTGACGGCCGGGTCTTGCGCAGCAGGGACTCATGAACCCCGCCAGGTCCGGAAGGAAGCAACGGTAAGTGAGCCGCCCTGGGTGCCGCAAGGGTGCCTGGCCCGAGCCGTCGACCGGGGTATCGCCCGGAGGAGCGCCGTCAACGACGGGTGCACGGCCTTCTTGGTAGGGAAAGGGCCCGGGCCGCTCCTGACGACCCGGGCCCTTTCGCTCGCGGGGAGACGAGCGTGCATCGAACTCTTTATCGCAAGTGGCGACCCCAGCGTTTCGCCGACGTCATCGGCCAGGAACACGTGGTCCAGACCCTCACCCGCGCCCTGGCGCGGGGCCGTGTGGCCCACGCGTACCTCTTCGCGGGCCCGCGCGGCACGGGCAAGACGACGGTGGCCCGGCTGCTCGCCAAAGGTCTCAACTGCGACCGGGGGCCCACTCCCGAGCCGTGCAACGAATGCCCGTCGTGTGTCGCGATCACGGAGGGCAGCTCGCTCGACGTGATGGAGATCGACGGCGCCTCCAACCGCGGCATCGACGAGATCCGGGAGCTGCGGGAGCGTATCCGCTACGCGCCGGCGCGGGCTCGCTACAAGGTCTACATCATCGACGAAGTCCACATGCTCACCAACGAGGCGTTCAACGCCCTGCTCAAGATGCTGGAGGAGCCGCCCTCGCACGTCGTCTTCATCTTCGCCACCACCGATCCGCAACGGGTGCTTCCCACCATCCTCTCCCGCTGCCAGCGCTTCGATTTCCGCAGGCTCTCGGTGGAGGAGCTCGCCGGGCACCTGGCGGCGGTCGCCAAAAGGGAGGGGGTCCCGGCCGAGCCGGCGGCCCTCCAGCTCATTGCCCGCCACGCCGACGGCGGAGCCCGGGATGCCCTCTCGATGCTGGAGCAGTGCATGGCCTACCGGCCCGAGGGGCTCGACGTGCAGACGGTGGCCGACGTGCTGGGCCTGGTAGGTCCCGAGGCGCTGGCCGACCTCGCGGCCGCCTACGTCGAGGGCCGGGCCTCCGATGCCCTGGCGATCCTGGATAGGCTGGTCAGCGAGAAGGGACTCGATAGTCGCCTCGTGGCGCGGGACCTGCTTGCTTACCTGCGGGAGGTGGCCACGGCCCGCATGATGGGAGGCGGCGGGGAGCGGGCCGGCTCGCCGGCCTTCCCTCGGGTGGGTGACCTGGCGAAGGCGGTCGCCGTCGAGCGGCTCGTAGCGGCCATGGACGCACTGCTGGCGGCGGAGCCCCAGATGCGCTGGGCGCCCGATCCCCGCATCGCCCTCGAGCTCGCGGTGATGCGCCTGGCCGCGCCGGGCGAACGGCCGGCCGCATCACCGCCCGCGGCCGGGCCCGTTTCGCCGCCGGCAGCGGTGCCGGTAGCCCGGGGCCGCGCCGCTTCCGCGCCGCGGCCCAAAGAGCCCCTGGAGCGGCAGGCGCCTGAAGAAGGCGCCCGCAAGGCCGAATCCCACCGCTCGTCCAGGGCGGCTGTTCATCGAGAGCGTCCCGCCCTGGTCATCGACGAGGTCCAGCGGCGCTGGAACGAGGTGCTGGCGGCGCTACGCAACCAGCAACGGCCGGCTGCGGCTCGGGTGGGGGCGCTGCTCAGGGAAGGCCGGCCCGTGCGGGTCGACGGCGACGAGATCACCGTGGGGTTTCCGCCGGGTCGCGCGTTCCACCGCAGCGCCGTCGAGGGCGACGCCAGGGCGCGGGAGGCCGTGGAGAAGGTTCTGGGGCGGCTGTTCGGCCGCCCCGTCACCCTCCGGACCGAGATTCTCGACGGCGTGGCGGAGGAGGAGCCGGCCGGCGAGCCGCCGGCCGGCGAATCTGCCGGGGCGGCGCCGGTGCAGGCTGCGCCCCATGTCCCGGCAGGTCAGCCCACGGTTGCGAGCGGCGCCCCCGCTCCGCAGTCGCAGGGAGCGAGCCCTCGCCCGGCGACCGTCCCGTTCTCGGCGGTCCCGCCGCCCCCTCCCCTCGCACCCCCTCCGCCCCCTCCGCCCGGCCCGCCGGCCTCCGGCGCCGGACCGCCCGGTGAGGCCGAGGGAGACGAGGCTCCCGTACCGAAGCCTTCCGGGGCGTCCCCGGGAAGGGGTCGCTCCGCCGCCAGCCGGGAGCGGCGGGCGCCGGGCAAGCCGCATCAGGCCGCCGGCGCATCGGAGCCGTTCGACGAGGCTACACTGGCGGCAGTGCTGCAGATCCTGGGCGCCCGTATCATCAAGGAGTTCGAGGAGCCGCCGGGAGAGGCGGCCGCGGCGGCCGGGGCAGACGAGGGCGGCGAGCAGGCGGCCGGGCACGGGAGGCCCCACTCGCCCGGCGAGGCCCGCCAGGAAGGAGCGTGAGCGAGCATGCCCCAGGGTTTCGGAGGCCCGTTCAACGTGGCCAAGGCGATGAAGCAGATGCAGAAGCTGCAGCAAGAGCTGCAGAAGCTCCAGGAGGAACTGGCCGAGCGCACGGTCGAAGCCTCCTCAGGGGGAGGCGCCGTGACGGCCGTCGTGGACGGCAGCGGGCGGTTGCGCTCGGTACGCATCGATCCGGCCGCCGCGGACCCTTCTGACCTGGAGATGCTGCAGGACCTGGTGGTGGCGGCGGTCAACGAGGCGCTGCGCCAGTCCAAGGCGATGACGGAGCAGGCCATGGCACGACTGTACGCCGACCTCGGATTGCCCGGCGTGCCGGGACTGACGGGATAGCGCGCCCGGCATGGAGTACGCACGACCCATCGCCCGGCTCGTGGACGAGCTGACGCGCCTGCCCGGCATCGGCCCGAAGACGGCGCAGCGGCTCGCGTACTTCATCGTGCGGATGAGCAGCGAGCAGGCTCACCGGCTGGCCGACGCCATCGTCCAGGCCCGGGAGAACACCCGCCAGTGTTCCGTCTGCTTCAATTTCACCGACGTCGACCCGTGCCGCTTGTGCCAGCCCAACTCGGGCCGCGACCGGGCCGTCCTCTGCGTGGTGGAGGAGCCCAAGGACGTGGTGGCCATGGAACGCACCCGCGCCTTCAAGGGGCTTTACCATGTCCTGCACGGGGCGATTTCGCCCATGGAAGGCATCGGCCCCGAGTCCCTGCGCATCAAGGAGCTCCTGGCCCGCTTGCAGGGAGGCCAGGTGCGAGAAGTCGTCCTGGCCACCGACCCCAACGTCGAGGGGGAGGCGACCGCCATGTACCTGGCCCGCCTGCTCAAGCCGCTCGGGGTCAAGGTGACCCGTATGGCCCACGGTATGCCGGTCGGAGGGGACCTCGAGTATCTCGACGAGCTGACGCTCGCGCGCGCCCTGGAGGGGCGCCGGGAGCTCTGAGCTCGGAAGGTCACCCGTCCTTCCTCTGCTCCTGCCAGGCTCCGTGCTTTTCCGTGAAGCGGGCACGGCATAGACAGGCCCCGGGGGCATAGAGTGTACCGCCGGGCGCGCCGGGGGCACGCCCGGCGGTCGCTCACCACTCGGCAACCGGGGTGGTCCATCGGATGGCACACGTGGAGAACTGGCGCCCGCCCGTGCCCGACGACCTGGTCGCCATGATCGACAAGGCACGCCGGGACTGGCTCGCCGCCCGAAACGAGTTCGACGCGGTGACCGACCCCGACCTCATCGACCATGCCATCTACGCCATGCATGCGGCGGAGCGCCGCTACGTCTACCTCATGCGGATGGCGGCACGCCTGCGGGGAGGTCGCCGCGGCGAGCCGGACGGTCCGGACCCTGCGTCGACCGAGAGCCCGCCTCAGCCGTAGAAGTGAACGTCCAGGACCGTCGCGGCGAGGATGACCAGGCTCACGGATCCCCCGGGACTCCACGCACGCCGCGGCCGGGAAACGTGGGGCAGGGACAGGGTCAAACGGGCATGCTGCCAGGCGAGGAGGAGCGCGCTGAGAGCCACGCCCCCGAAGTACCAGCCGGCCCGGCCCGTTGCCCATCCGGCCATCACCCACGCAAGTACGGCGGCGGCGTGCGCCCACCGGGCCACGGCCACGGCGCCACGAGGGCCCGGGTGCCGGGGCAGCCACGGAGTCCCCTGCTCTCGGTCGCCTGCGTCGTCCGGCGGCGCGTGGAGAAGATCGAGGCCCGAGACCCAGAGACCGGCCGCCAGGCCCAGCAGCCACGTGGGCCCCTCGACGGCCGCGCGGATCGCTACCCACCCGCCGGCAGGCCCGGTCGCCTGCGCCAGCCCCAGGAAGGCGCGGTACGCCCACGTCCAGCGCCGGGTATGCGGCACCACGACGAACGCGAGCACGGGGATCGGAGAAAGCCACAACGCGAGCGCGTTGAGCTGGCCCGCCGCAACGAGGAGCAGGAGCGTACCCGACAGCGCGACCAGCAAGGCCCGGCCCGAGTCCACCGGGCGAGGGGAGGCAGTGGACCCGCCCGCTGAGCGCCGCTCGACCCGGTCGACGTCAGCGTCCACGACCCGGTTGATGGCCGTGGCAGCGGCGCAGGCACCGGCAGCGGCCAGGGTGAGCCAGAGCAGCTGCCGGGCCGGCGGGACGGCGCCGGCCGCCAGGATGGCGGCGGCGTAGACGAGGGGAACGGCGAGCGCTGCAGGCTTGCGCGGCAAGGGTAACCGGGCGGCCGGCTGCGGCGGGGCGGCGGAGGGTGGCGTAACGGCGTGCATGCTCGCTCTGGCTCCCATCCGATCCGGGGTCGGTGACGGGATACGCTCTGCACCGGCCGCCATGGTACCTACCCGGGCGGGACGTGTCAACGAAGGGGGGCGGGCCATGACGGCGTTGCCGGGGCTTCCCGGCCCGGTGCCCGGCTTTACAGGAGTTCAATGGAGCCGTAACGGGGCACGGCTTTACCCGGGGGCGTGCGGCTGGTAAAGTGAAGGCGTGGAGGCGATGCGCCGAGTTTGAGCGCACGGACAGGCCGGGCATTGACGGAGACGGCACCCCTGGTGGAGGCGCTGGCAGAGGCGGCGGGGCGCGCGCCCGCCGTATTTCATACCCCCGGGCACAAGCGCGGCCGCTGGATCGAAGCGGCCGGCGTCTTGCCCGGCGGCGGGTTCCCGTGGGCCTGGGACGGAGGCGATGCCGTCTGGGCCCCCGACCGCGGTCATGACCTGCGAGCGGTGGCGGAGGTGGCATCCGGCCTGGTAGCCCGGCTCTGGGGCGCCCGGCACTCCTGGTTGTTGTGGAACGGCGCCACGGCAGGAGTTGTCGCCAGCATCCTGGCATGCTCGGGCCCGCGAGGACGGATCGGGGTCTCCAGGCTGGCGCATCGCTCGGTGTGGGACGCCATCGTGCTGGCCGATCTCGACCCTGTGGTGATTGGCGGCCGATGGCTGGAGGGCTGGGATATCCCCCTTCCGCCGGACGTCCGGGATCTTCGTGCGGCGACAGATGCCCCCCTCGACGCCCTGGTGGTGGTCAGCCCGACCTATCACGGGATCTGCGCGCCGCTGCAGGATCTGGCCGGCTTCATGCACCCCTCGCCCCTCATCGTCGACGAGGCCCACGGAGCCCACCTCGCCTTTTACCCGGACCCGTCCCCTCCTCACGGGATCGGCGCGGGCGCCCATCTCGTGGTGCACGGCGCCCACAAGACGCTGCCCGCCCTGACCCAGGCCGCTTTCCTGCACTGGACGGGTGCGGCGGCCGAGCCGGGGATCGATGAGGTGACCCGGTGGCTGGAGATGGTGCAGAGCACGAGCCCTCAGCCGGCCTTGCTCGCCTCGCTGGACGCGGCTCGCCTGGAGATGCAGCGCCACGGGCAACGGCGCGTGGCCCGCGCCGTCGAGCTCGCCAGGGGGACCCGCCGGGCCTTGCAGCAGGCGCGGGGAGTGAGGGTGCTGGCCCCGGAGGAGCTTCCGGCCGGGTTCACCCTCGATGAGACTCGCCTCGTGGTAGACGTGGCAGGGCTGGGACTTTCGGGCTGGCAGGCCGCTTCGGAGCTGGTCGGCGCCTGGGGCGTCTGGCCGGAGATGGCGGGGGCCCGCCACATCGTCTTCCTGTTCACGGGTGCGGACGACGCCGGGAGCGTCGATCGCCTGGTAGGCGCCCTGACGGCCCTGGCGGCCCGGTCACCCTCCGGCGCCACGGGGCGCTTGCCGGCACTGGCGCGCCTTCCTGCACCCGGGCGCCGGGTGATGCGGCCGGCAGAGGCGGCCCGACACCGGGCGCGGCGTCTCCCGTGGCCGCAGGCCTCGGGTCATGTCAGCGCCGGCGTGGTGGCTCCTTATCCTCCGGGGATCCCGCTCATCACCCCCGGAGAGGAGATTACGGAAGAGGCGGTGGCGTACGCCCTGGATGTGCGACATGCCGGAGGTGTACTGCGGGGCAGCCCCGCAGAGGGTCGGGAGGTATGGGTCGCCGCGTGAGGGCGCAATATCCCCTGTCGGTGGTGAAGGCTCGATTTGCTGAAGGCTGCAGCACGGCGCGAGGTCGTTGACAATCTGGCCCAGCTCCTGGAGGTGTTGCCTCCGCACATCCGCGCCGAGCTGGAGGCGATGGACCGGTTGCACGAACTGATCGAGATCGTGCTCGACCTGGGCCGCCAGCCCGAGGCGCGCTTTGCCGACAGCTTCGTCTACCTGAGCGACGACTACGTCTCCCGGGAGGATCTCGATTACGTCACCAAGCGGGTGGGGCAGTTCGGCCAGGACAACCGTGCCGGCATCGAACGCACGCTGCACCGCATCTCGGCGATCCGCAATCGCAACGGCACCATCATCGGGCTGACCTGCCGCATCGGGCGTGCCGTCTTCGGCACCATCGACATCATCCGCGACGTCGTGGAAGAGGGGCGCAACATCCTGCTGCTGGGCCGCCCTGGCGTCGGCAAGACCACGATGCTGCGCGAGGTGGCGCGGGTGCTCGCCGACGACTTCTCCAAGCGGGTCATCGTCGTCGACACCTCCAACGAGATCGCCGGGGATGGGGACGTGCCGCACCCGGCCATCGGGCATGCCCGCCGGATGCAGGTACCGCGGGTCGACCTCCAGGCCAGGGTCATGATCGAGGCCGTCGAGAACCACATGCCCGAGGTCGTGGTCATCGACGAGATCGGCACCGAGGAAGAGGCGCAGGCGGCGCGCACCATCGCCGAGCGGGGCGTCCAGCTGGTGGCCACCGCCCATGGCAACACCCTCGACAACCTGGTGCTCAACCCCACCCTCTCCGACCTGGTGGGCGGCATCCAGGTGGTCACCCTGAGCGACGAGGAGGCGAAGCGGCGGGGCACCCAAAAGAGCGTGCTGGAGCGCAAGGCGCCGCCCACCTTCGACGTGGTGGTCGAGATCCAGGACCGGGACCGCCTGGCCATCCACAAGGACGTGGCCTCGGTCGTGGACATGATGCTGCGGGGGATGGAGCCCAGCCCGGAGATCCGGGTGCGCGGGCCCGAGGGAGCCATCGAGGTGCACCAGGGGGGAAACCCTCCTCCTGAGGAGCCGCCGGCGCCCGAGGCGGCCCGGTTCGAGACCTGGAAAGTTGCAGGCAACGGCAACGGGCCCGGTACGCCAGGGGGCCGGTTCGCCGCTCCCGGAGCCAACGGGGGCAGGGGATTCGGCATCTCCCGCGATCCTGTGGCGTCAGCGAGCGCAGGCGGACCGGGATGGCGCGGGCCGAGCCCTTCCAGGCTTTGGGGAGGCAGCCGTCCGGTGCGGCTGTACCCGTACGCGGTGAGCACCACCCGGCTGCAAAAGGCGTTGTCGGTCTGCCCGGTGCCGGTCCAGATCACGCAGGATCTGGAGGGCGCCGACATGGTGCTCACCATCAAGGGGCAGTACCGCAAGATGCCGCGCCGCCTCAAGGAGGCCGAGCACCGGGGGCTCCCGATCCACGTGATCCGCTCCAACACCCTGGCCCAGATGGAGCAGTTCCTGGAGAAGACGTTCATGACCGACGAAGGAGCAAGCGCCCTGCTGGAAGCGCAACGGGCCGTGGAGCAGGCCCGCCAGTCGGCCCGGCCGGTGGAGCTGATGCCGCGCACCGCCTACATCCGCAAGCTCCAGCACGAACTCATCGAGCGCTACCACCTGCGTTCGACGAGCATCGGGGAGGAGCCCAACCGGCGGGTCATGGTGCTCCCCGAGGAGGTTCCATGAGCCCCGCGGGGGCGCCGCCGGGGGCGCTCATCACCTTCGAGGGGCTCGACGGTACCGGCAAGTCGACGCAGGCGCGGCGCCTCGCGCGCTGGCTCGAACGCCAGGGTGTACCGGTGCTCCACACCCGGCAGCCCGGGGGTACGGCGGCCGGGCGGCGGATGCGGGCCATCGTGCTGGGTCACGAGCGCCGCGGCGTGCGCCTCGCTCCCGAGGCCGAGCTCCTGTTGATGATGGCGGACAGGGCGCAGCACGTCTCGGAGGTGGTGCGCCCTGCCCTCGAAGAGGGCCGGTGGGTGATCTCCGAGCGGTTCGCCGACTCCTCCGTGGCGTACCAGGCTTGGGGGCTGGGGATCGACGCCGAGCTGGTCGAGCGGCTCAACCGTTTGGCCACGGGAGGCCTGGTGCCGGACCTGACGCTGTGGCTCGACCTGCCTTCCGGGGTCCTTCCGGGGCGGCGGCAACGCCCCCGCAGGGATCGGATCGAGGGGCGCGACGAGGGGTTTTTCGCGCGGGTGCGCGAAGGATACCTGGCTCTGGCCGCCGCCCATCCGGAGCGGATCGTTCGCCTCGACGTGACCGGGTCGAGCCGGGACCGGGTGGAGGCGCTCGTCCGAACCGCGGTCATGGAGCGCCTGGGCCGGCGGCTCCAGGAGGTGACCGGCCGGACCCGGCCGAACCACGGTGGGGAGGAGGCGGGTGCCCTGTCATGAAGCTCTTGATCGCCGTCGTGCAGGACCAGGATGCCGGGCCCTTGATGCAGCGCTTGGTGGATCAGGGTTTCGGGGCCACCAAGCTGGCGAGCACGGGGGGCTTCCTCCGGCAGGGCAACACCACCATCCTCATCGGCCTCGAGGATGCGCAGGTCGACGCGGCGGTGGAGTGCATCCGCCGGACCTGCCGCCACCGGCGCCAGGCGGCCGCAGGCGCGGGGGACGTCGAGGTAGGAGCGGCCACCATCTTCGTGTTGCGGGTCGACCGGTTCGAGCGGATCTAGCCCGCGAAGGCCCTGCGTGA is from Limnochorda sp. L945t and encodes:
- a CDS encoding NUDIX hydrolase — its product is MKAPDKTVVCRTVRGELRRFPAQTLRFRPAAYGIALQDGQVLVARSHFSGYWELPGGAVAPWETLEEGLAREYQEETGLPVAVGEFVAFDQGFIAFFQHAFNSLRFYYLVRPEASQPTAQKDEVDEVRWIDLGRLSEATMAPGHYQALMRSLHKARA
- the dnaX gene encoding DNA polymerase III subunit gamma/tau, encoding MHRTLYRKWRPQRFADVIGQEHVVQTLTRALARGRVAHAYLFAGPRGTGKTTVARLLAKGLNCDRGPTPEPCNECPSCVAITEGSSLDVMEIDGASNRGIDEIRELRERIRYAPARARYKVYIIDEVHMLTNEAFNALLKMLEEPPSHVVFIFATTDPQRVLPTILSRCQRFDFRRLSVEELAGHLAAVAKREGVPAEPAALQLIARHADGGARDALSMLEQCMAYRPEGLDVQTVADVLGLVGPEALADLAAAYVEGRASDALAILDRLVSEKGLDSRLVARDLLAYLREVATARMMGGGGERAGSPAFPRVGDLAKAVAVERLVAAMDALLAAEPQMRWAPDPRIALELAVMRLAAPGERPAASPPAAGPVSPPAAVPVARGRAASAPRPKEPLERQAPEEGARKAESHRSSRAAVHRERPALVIDEVQRRWNEVLAALRNQQRPAAARVGALLREGRPVRVDGDEITVGFPPGRAFHRSAVEGDARAREAVEKVLGRLFGRPVTLRTEILDGVAEEEPAGEPPAGESAGAAPVQAAPHVPAGQPTVASGAPAPQSQGASPRPATVPFSAVPPPPPLAPPPPPPPGPPASGAGPPGEAEGDEAPVPKPSGASPGRGRSAASRERRAPGKPHQAAGASEPFDEATLAAVLQILGARIIKEFEEPPGEAAAAAGADEGGEQAAGHGRPHSPGEARQEGA
- a CDS encoding YbaB/EbfC family nucleoid-associated protein; translation: MPQGFGGPFNVAKAMKQMQKLQQELQKLQEELAERTVEASSGGGAVTAVVDGSGRLRSVRIDPAAADPSDLEMLQDLVVAAVNEALRQSKAMTEQAMARLYADLGLPGVPGLTG
- the recR gene encoding recombination mediator RecR, whose protein sequence is MEYARPIARLVDELTRLPGIGPKTAQRLAYFIVRMSSEQAHRLADAIVQARENTRQCSVCFNFTDVDPCRLCQPNSGRDRAVLCVVEEPKDVVAMERTRAFKGLYHVLHGAISPMEGIGPESLRIKELLARLQGGQVREVVLATDPNVEGEATAMYLARLLKPLGVKVTRMAHGMPVGGDLEYLDELTLARALEGRREL
- a CDS encoding YaaL family protein, which translates into the protein MAHVENWRPPVPDDLVAMIDKARRDWLAARNEFDAVTDPDLIDHAIYAMHAAERRYVYLMRMAARLRGGRRGEPDGPDPASTESPPQP
- a CDS encoding UbiA family prenyltransferase codes for the protein MHAVTPPSAAPPQPAARLPLPRKPAALAVPLVYAAAILAAGAVPPARQLLWLTLAAAGACAAATAINRVVDADVDRVERRSAGGSTASPRPVDSGRALLVALSGTLLLLVAAGQLNALALWLSPIPVLAFVVVPHTRRWTWAYRAFLGLAQATGPAGGWVAIRAAVEGPTWLLGLAAGLWVSGLDLLHAPPDDAGDREQGTPWLPRHPGPRGAVAVARWAHAAAVLAWVMAGWATGRAGWYFGGVALSALLLAWQHARLTLSLPHVSRPRRAWSPGGSVSLVILAATVLDVHFYG
- a CDS encoding aminotransferase class I/II-fold pyridoxal phosphate-dependent enzyme: MSARTGRALTETAPLVEALAEAAGRAPAVFHTPGHKRGRWIEAAGVLPGGGFPWAWDGGDAVWAPDRGHDLRAVAEVASGLVARLWGARHSWLLWNGATAGVVASILACSGPRGRIGVSRLAHRSVWDAIVLADLDPVVIGGRWLEGWDIPLPPDVRDLRAATDAPLDALVVVSPTYHGICAPLQDLAGFMHPSPLIVDEAHGAHLAFYPDPSPPHGIGAGAHLVVHGAHKTLPALTQAAFLHWTGAAAEPGIDEVTRWLEMVQSTSPQPALLASLDAARLEMQRHGQRRVARAVELARGTRRALQQARGVRVLAPEELPAGFTLDETRLVVDVAGLGLSGWQAASELVGAWGVWPEMAGARHIVFLFTGADDAGSVDRLVGALTALAARSPSGATGRLPALARLPAPGRRVMRPAEAARHRARRLPWPQASGHVSAGVVAPYPPGIPLITPGEEITEEAVAYALDVRHAGGVLRGSPAEGREVWVAA
- a CDS encoding R3H domain-containing nucleic acid-binding protein: MLKAAARREVVDNLAQLLEVLPPHIRAELEAMDRLHELIEIVLDLGRQPEARFADSFVYLSDDYVSREDLDYVTKRVGQFGQDNRAGIERTLHRISAIRNRNGTIIGLTCRIGRAVFGTIDIIRDVVEEGRNILLLGRPGVGKTTMLREVARVLADDFSKRVIVVDTSNEIAGDGDVPHPAIGHARRMQVPRVDLQARVMIEAVENHMPEVVVIDEIGTEEEAQAARTIAERGVQLVATAHGNTLDNLVLNPTLSDLVGGIQVVTLSDEEAKRRGTQKSVLERKAPPTFDVVVEIQDRDRLAIHKDVASVVDMMLRGMEPSPEIRVRGPEGAIEVHQGGNPPPEEPPAPEAARFETWKVAGNGNGPGTPGGRFAAPGANGGRGFGISRDPVASASAGGPGWRGPSPSRLWGGSRPVRLYPYAVSTTRLQKALSVCPVPVQITQDLEGADMVLTIKGQYRKMPRRLKEAEHRGLPIHVIRSNTLAQMEQFLEKTFMTDEGASALLEAQRAVEQARQSARPVELMPRTAYIRKLQHELIERYHLRSTSIGEEPNRRVMVLPEEVP
- the tmk gene encoding dTMP kinase; this encodes MSPAGAPPGALITFEGLDGTGKSTQARRLARWLERQGVPVLHTRQPGGTAAGRRMRAIVLGHERRGVRLAPEAELLLMMADRAQHVSEVVRPALEEGRWVISERFADSSVAYQAWGLGIDAELVERLNRLATGGLVPDLTLWLDLPSGVLPGRRQRPRRDRIEGRDEGFFARVREGYLALAAAHPERIVRLDVTGSSRDRVEALVRTAVMERLGRRLQEVTGRTRPNHGGEEAGALS
- a CDS encoding cyclic-di-AMP receptor, whose product is MKLLIAVVQDQDAGPLMQRLVDQGFGATKLASTGGFLRQGNTTILIGLEDAQVDAAVECIRRTCRHRRQAAAGAGDVEVGAATIFVLRVDRFERI